From the genome of Pelomonas sp. SE-A7, one region includes:
- a CDS encoding porin family protein, whose protein sequence is MIKNAIVLAALAISASQAMAAEPTWYIGGDIGRTEFKADGEKDSKTGFGFTLGYKLNENLAFELQGRRLGSATQSDVVGNITYKSTLRANSLSASVLGIAPLSKEFSLFGRLGYARNTLDYKVTSTALNASADGHKNKALFGFGGDYQIDKNLGLRLEYVNLGKNTVKISGVELESKISQINLGLNFAF, encoded by the coding sequence TGGCCATCTCCGCCAGCCAAGCCATGGCCGCCGAGCCGACCTGGTACATCGGTGGCGACATCGGCCGCACCGAATTCAAGGCTGATGGCGAAAAGGACAGCAAGACCGGCTTCGGCTTCACGCTGGGCTACAAGCTGAACGAGAACCTTGCCTTCGAACTGCAAGGTCGCCGCCTGGGCTCGGCCACGCAATCCGACGTGGTCGGCAACATCACCTACAAGTCCACCCTGCGTGCCAACTCGCTGAGCGCCTCGGTGCTGGGCATCGCCCCGCTGAGCAAGGAGTTCTCCCTGTTCGGCCGCCTGGGCTATGCCCGCAACACGCTGGACTACAAGGTCACCTCGACCGCGCTCAACGCCTCGGCCGACGGCCACAAGAACAAGGCTCTGTTCGGTTTCGGTGGCGACTACCAGATCGACAAAAACCTGGGCCTGCGCCTGGAGTACGTCAACCTGGGCAAGAACACGGTCAAGATTTCCGGCGTGGAACTCGAGTCCAAGATCAGCCAGATCAACCTGGGCCTGAACTTCGCCTTCTGA
- a CDS encoding FAD-dependent oxidoreductase — protein sequence MQRRQLLGAAAVVPTLLAPSLATAQPPASVAKVRATPDRLIDLSVCTRPFRPQGPRLEVERRFGKHLVHHYGHGGSGWSLSWGSARAVLPLILAARERRIAVIGCGVIGLTTARVAQQAGLKVRIYAKARPPEVASSGATGMWSPESRICTEAHADAAFVERWEAMARHSFKIHQSLLGLAAAPLEWRDGFVLSDVPFDQPLAPVDDGEPDYPDLQSRIADLHPHGAPLAPGEHPFRVPHVRRFTQLTFNIGHYQRLLLEDFFREGGEIVQREFGSPRELAGLSERCLVNCTGYGARALFGDDSLVPVRGQTARLIPQPEVDYLLLYRGHRLAMVPRRDGLLVQVQRPHDFGNGDVRVDREESAAAVRLLASVYA from the coding sequence ATGCAGCGTCGACAACTCCTCGGTGCGGCTGCGGTCGTGCCGACGCTGCTGGCCCCTTCGCTGGCGACGGCGCAGCCGCCAGCGAGTGTTGCCAAGGTGCGCGCGACCCCCGACCGCCTGATCGACCTTTCGGTCTGTACCCGGCCGTTCCGCCCGCAGGGCCCGCGCCTCGAGGTCGAGCGTCGCTTCGGCAAGCATTTGGTCCACCACTACGGCCACGGCGGCAGCGGCTGGTCCCTGTCCTGGGGATCGGCCCGCGCCGTGCTGCCCCTGATCCTGGCGGCGCGCGAGCGCAGGATCGCGGTCATTGGCTGCGGCGTGATCGGGCTGACCACGGCCCGTGTGGCCCAGCAAGCCGGGCTGAAGGTGCGCATCTATGCCAAGGCGCGGCCGCCCGAGGTGGCATCGTCGGGCGCCACCGGCATGTGGTCGCCGGAGTCGCGCATCTGTACCGAGGCCCATGCGGACGCTGCCTTCGTCGAGCGCTGGGAGGCGATGGCTCGGCACTCGTTCAAGATCCACCAGAGCCTGCTGGGCCTGGCCGCGGCGCCGCTCGAATGGCGCGATGGCTTCGTGCTGTCCGACGTCCCGTTCGACCAGCCGCTGGCGCCCGTCGACGACGGTGAGCCCGATTACCCGGATCTGCAGTCGCGCATCGCCGACCTGCATCCGCACGGGGCGCCGCTGGCGCCGGGTGAACATCCGTTCCGCGTGCCCCATGTGCGCCGATTCACCCAGCTGACCTTCAACATCGGGCACTACCAGCGGCTGCTGCTGGAGGACTTCTTTCGAGAGGGCGGCGAAATCGTTCAGCGTGAATTTGGTAGTCCACGCGAACTGGCAGGACTGAGCGAGCGCTGCCTGGTCAACTGCACCGGCTATGGCGCGCGCGCCCTTTTCGGCGACGACAGCCTGGTGCCGGTGCGCGGCCAGACGGCCCGGCTGATTCCTCAGCCCGAGGTGGACTACCTGCTGCTGTATCGAGGCCATAGGCTCGCCATGGTGCCGCGTCGTGACGGCCTCCTGGTGCAGGTCCAACGGCCTCACGACTTTGGCAATGGCGATGTCCGGGTCGATCGTGAAGAGTCGGCGGCGGCCGTTCGCCTGCTGGCTTCTGTCTACGCCTGA